The Archocentrus centrarchus isolate MPI-CPG fArcCen1 chromosome 1, fArcCen1, whole genome shotgun sequence genome includes the window CCCTCCTGCAACCCCTGGATCTGCAAATGTGTATGAAGGAGTagcaaaaaaatagaaatgcttCCACACAAATTTTCACAGCAATTTACACTATTTGCTCGTGTACCTCAGCTAACGCCAGCTGCTTTTATAAAACAAGTCAGCTTTTCTGAAAAATGAGAAAGACCAGTTGGAGATACGTGCCACACACAGTGAGGGTAGGGAAGTCAGAAAGTTCTGAAAGATGAACACAAACTTGGTTTGGTGTTTTTATGGCCATAACTAAAACATACTGAGCCCATCAATGAACATATACACAGCTGCTCAAAACAGATCTGTGCTCTGCCAGCATCTGTGTTTACAAGTTTATCATATAAAGTGTTTAATGAccttgttaaaaaaattaaaaaaatcaattaaagcTCTGAGGTCACAGTTAAAGATCTTTTAACACTTTATATAAAGAGGTCTTCTTAAAAATCCTTTCTATTTACATCCACAAGAGGTCAAAGTATTAGAAACATCTTGGAAAACCATCATTGTAACTTCAACACATCACAAAGACAACAACATTAAAGGTGCACCTAAAGACTGTAACTCTCCACTTTACcagtgtttttttgcatttgtttgttattattattatttgctaTGCTATTTTATGAGTTATTCTGAGCTCCTGTGGTCAGTGAATACtgtaaatcaaaataaacagtGGGTGGTGTTTTTGACTAAACATCGCAGCGTTTTCCCTTCCCAGCGTCTTATATTTCACTGTCACAGCAGCACAGGAGGTTTGCAGCAGTTTGTGTTGCATTGTggcaaaattaaattaaatcctCAAGTCAGAAGAAACCCACGCTGGTGAGTTCTGACCTTCATATGAGCGGTTTTAACCCTGTCTCACATTCATAATCTCTGCTCTCATTGCGCCTCAAATAGACAATAGGGGCTCAGAGGAATAAAAACGCGCCTGGTTCTCAACAGATAAAATCAGCGACTGTATTGGTGTAAGAGTGGTGCGTAACGGCTCTGTGTATGTGTCTTCTGGGGGtttggtgggggtgggtggggatgggggggggggggggggggggggctaactGTCTGACACCTGCAGCTCTTCATACTCAAAATGCAAATCCAAACTCAACCCCCACCCCCGTGACCCCTCCCTCAATCTAAAATCCAAGGTTACTGAGCAACGACTTTTGCAAATCTAGATTTGATTtgaataataacacaaaaagAGGTTTGACAGCAGCAAGCACATTTTCTACAAATATTAtctgaagtcatttttttcacagctCATATGTAGAATTGTAAACTTTGAAAATGCTTTTAGATAATGCAAACGATCTTCAGTCAATAAAACATGACTGATACAATAGTTCAAGATACAGTTTCAAGAAAAGTTTCTAACTGTGAGCTTAAGTAATCCCATGAAATCAGGTTGTCTGTCACAGTTCAGAATAAAAATGTCTTAGAAGAGAATGATGTAACCATGAAAGCCAAGTATTGAGACTGTGTGCCTGAAACTGCAAAAACTCCAACATTTACTCGCTCATAAGCAGGTGCAAGCCCCAGCGCCAGCAAGCAACTGCCTTACAGACGTGCTGAAGGGAACAAGATGCTGAATCCCTAACCAGAAATAAGGTCATAGGCCTGCAGCTaagcctgacctctgacctggcTGGTGGGAGGGGAGCAAATAAAGTgatgcattattttcattgctgTGTGGTAagtaaataaggaaaagcacCTGTTTTACTGGGTGCACTAGTTGCACTCTGGAGGCATTAGTGTTGCTCTGGTGTGCAATTCAGCTCTCTGGTGCCACCCAGTGACTTCTTTTAGATAGAAAAACTCAGCAGAAAGTAAATAGGAAAGGACCACAACCACACAGTTCACTGTGTGCTACCAAACATAAGATgaaaaagtgtatttttttcttcatcctaTAAATGAGAGTATCAATAAATATCATTTTTAGTATTAATAAACCATATCAGGTGTTGTTAGCAATAACAATAGCTTTTCCTAACAAACAACAGTGTCCATGGTGTTAGGTATACTACCCTGaagtatttctttctttaacatatACTGATAGTCTCAGGGAAAGTGTTAGGAATAATACAAACACGAGTTGTGTAGTCTTATCAGCAGTGTTACTGAGGTTATCTTAACATAAGGCATCCTGAAACTTCAAGTTGGCTATGAATCCACACAGTCATGGAGCGCCACCAAGTGGCCATGAGCTGGTAGTTAGTTACAGTCCCTGTGGAAAAACTCTTTCTACTTATTCTtaattatttattgtattttaatttctgcAAATTTACAAAAACTATTAAAGAAAACCCGAATCTAAACTGGAAACCAGTTCTCTCCAAGTACCACCCCATGCTCCCCCTCCAGACACACCTTTCCATGGAACACCTTTGGACTTGTTTTACTCATCATGTATTTTTATGTCACTATTTCATGTCATTAACAGTTTGTGCTTTGTTCTGGCTGCTATTTGTTTGCaactggttctgccagaggagtcttcctgttaaaggagagttttttttctccccactgtTGATAAGTGCATACTCTTAGGGGATtatttgtagggtctttataaCGCCTTGAACACAATCCTAGAACACTGGGACACAAGTTGTTTAAACTTATGTTCAACAAGTCCTCAGTGGAACAAATCATGGTTGgccagcagggttataatagttttggattttgcattatagtttagttttagttagtttttacttttttttctctaattcagttagttttaattagttttcagagtggattttctcgtttttattagtttttatttttggattcatgcttagtttcagttagtttcagtattagttttagtattttcatacctaatcaggtgcaagattcaaggcgcaaaagtgactattgtgtaatgaaaacttgacagaagacaccgtttaaagaaatatattcaacaaccaactgttcacaagacatgctaaatgtgtgtaatattaaggacacacatgaacatcaacagggagaaacaaagaaaaacatgaactcccaaactcaataaattctacaataaactccacaataaagttcagcatcagtgcagcagattaacaacacctacatgtggtgtttgacaaaaacaaactctttgaaggagtcaaagctcaaatccatctgcatcctgatgttctcaccgcctgaagctgcttctgttttggagctagcttgttagatgctcgctaattaaacctgcagggtctttgcggcctctgtacacaacctacggaacttgccgacctcatgtccacatttatgcttgtgtagctggattgtgagtgttaattaccttgtggtcgtgtgcaggtgtttgtactcaaagaacctccatacgggactctgccgctttctctgcagactgcagccattactttgcggaccagcgcggtgagcgcacgcacatgcgcacacactcacacagttgtcctgtggcgctcccagcttaaactcggagagcggaaacaatgatttcatatcaatccacaaggcttaaaaaaaaaaaacaagtaaatgaaagtcagtttatcgataatttcagttagttttagttagttttgtaaactcacaattcagttttagttagttatcgttttttccttttaattatagtttttatttatttcagttaacgacaatgttttttcaatttcagttttcgttatttcgttcgttttcgttaactataataaccctgttggCCAGTGTACCCATTTGCATGTAATTTCATATTGCATCTTGTGCCAAGATGCCAATCCAGAGTAATGACAAAAATTACACAACAAAATTaccaaaaacaatgtttttgctATTTGTCAAGTGGTGCCTAACTACAGAGCTAAACCTCTCTGTGGTTAGGGTAAAGGTACGGGCATATAGGTGGAGCTGGACTGCATTGGTGGCTCTGTGGTGAGCAACCTCTCTTCACTACTAAGAAACATGGACTACCAGTGACATGTTTGACAGGAAtcttaacaaaaatgaatgtgcaacaaaactgcaaaattGATTAGAAGAAAGTCTCAAgtagcagctgtgtgtgtgtgttaagggaAGGCTTTAgtcttaacattttttttttttcagaaaaaggTGCTCCATCCATTCGACTTTATTGCCTTAGGTTTTCCCTAGCTTTAGCAGCCAAAAGCTTGTTTGTGTAAAAAATTACTAAATGAAAATCAGTGTACACAGCTCTCTGCAAATATCATATTGAGTTTAGATTCATTATACACATGTAGTACACAGTGAAATGCAATTGTTAGTCTTAATATTATTCCACTTAAGACAgaccacagtatttttttttttctggtttctggAAACTCAACCCCACAAGTATGTATAGACAAACTGCAAATGCTGTTCACTAGCTGGACTTTAGATAAGGGACTTCTCCATCACAAGGATTAGAGACATCTGATTTGCAATAATTATCAAATTACACACATTGTGTCCTTTAAACGTCCCCGGTTTGGCCGACTCTTGACTTCAGAAACATGGCGCACGAACTTTAACCTCGGAAATTTATTCAGCCTCGTTTATCTGTTCGACAAACTGCAAATCCATCACTCAAGAGTCTCGCGATAATTGCCCCCCATATATTAAGACACATGGGGGTGCCTCGTCCACTTGGAGGGGCGTAGGGTTTCCTTGAGGAACGTGGTAAGGTTTGGAACAGTCAGAAGTCTCAGATCTCCACAAGAAACAGCCAGCCATGTCGGACGCGGTGGTTAGTTTTATGAAAGACTTTTTGGCCGGTGGCATTGCCGCTGCCATCTCCAAAACAGCTGTCGCTCCCATTGAGAGAGTCAAGTTGTTGCTGCAGGTAAAATGACTGACCTAACTGCTGCCTATAGCATGGTCGCATGGCTACTCTTTTATGCGTAAAGCGTGCGTAATTGTTGGGTTTCTGCGATAAACCAAACatgaattgtaaaaaaaaaaaaaaaaaagaattgtttTAAAGGAAGAGAAAGTCAGCTGAACACTGACTCTGGCTGATTTGGTTTCGTGCGTAATGCCAACGGGCACGTGAGGGGTCATGAATTAATGTGGAAACAGTTTTACGCACCGGATTGTGCAGAAATGCTCTGGTGACCACAAAGGTGGCAGGCCCTCCTAATATGCGCTTCAATAAAACAACCATTATTATTCATTATGCTGTATGTGCTTTTACTGAGTTAATTAATCTTTTATTATTACAGATGACCGCTGTAATATTCAGTGAAAGTGGACTGCTAAATTTAACCTGAAGTGTGTAATATAATACACAGTGGGGTCTCGAGTGACAGGAATGTGCCTTTAGACTGCTGGGCGTACAACTACATAATGTCTGTTCAGAGAATATTAAACATAGTCTAAGATTATGTAAATACGATAAAAAGGTGTTATAAAAATCCAAATTtcacataaatattttatactATTTAGAGGAATTGGTTTCTGACATTGTTATTTTCCACAAAGCTTTACCTTTAGGTGTAACTCTGGCACAAGTGTCTCCAACATAGAACTTTTACACTTTGTTTGCAGGTACAGCATGCCAGCAAGCAGatcacagcagaaacacagtACAAGGGAATCATTGACTGTGTGGTTAGAATCCCGAAGGAACAGGGATTCATTTCCTTCTGGAGAGGCAACCTGGCCAATGTCATCCGTTACTTCCCCACCCAAGCCCTCAACTTCGCCTTCAAAGACAAGTACAAGAAGATCTTCCTTGGTGGTGTGGATcaaaaaaaacagttctggCGTTACTTCGCTGGTAATCTGGCATCTGGCGGTGCTGCTGGTGCGACTTCGCTCTGTTTCGTGTATCCTCTCGACTTCGCCAGAACGAGACTGGCTGCTGACATCGGCAAGGGCGCAGCAGAGAGAGAGTTCACTGGTCTTGGAAACTGTATTGCCAAGATCTTCAAAACCGATGGCCTCAGGGGTCTTTATCTCGGATTCAACGTGTCAGTGCAGGGTATTATTATCTACAGAGCGGCCTACTTTGGATGCTTCGACACAGCTAAAGGTGCGCACACCTGTTGCACTAGCCCTTTAGGATGTGCTAACAATGTATTTTAAAGCGACTTGCAGGTGACTGTACTTGTGCTTCGTATAGGTATGCTGCCAGATCCCAAGAACACGCACATTATCGTCAGCTGGATGATAGCCCAGACtgtcactgctgcagctggtcTCGTCTCATACCCCTTCGACACCGTCAGACGTCGTATGATGATGCAGTCCGGACGCAAAGGAGGTGAGCTTCACTTGTGCTTGTGAAATTATGTTCGATttggtcattattattatttatgcgGTTTATTTCCTTATCTTTTTTCCAAAGCTGACATCATGTACAAGGGCACAATTGACTGCTGGAGGAAGATCATCAAGGACGAGGGATCAAGAGCCTTCTTCAAAGGTGCCTGGTCCAACGTGATCAGAGGCATGGGTGGTGCCTTTGTGTTGGTGCTTTATGATGAGTTCAAGAAGTTGGCATACTAAACTTCTTAATCAGCCAGTCCCCAAGGAAACCCTTCACTTGATTTAAGTCTTATTTATTGTGATACAGTGATAACAGCTTGGTGAATTACAGTGTGGGTCTGTACCATATGACAGCCCGCTAAGGTGGGTAGGTGAACTCGAAATGTGTATATATCCCATCTAGGACATGCCAACAGGCAAGTCGTTCAGTAAAGTCAAGCCAGTGGAGATGTTGTGATGACGCACACGATGATGTCACTTCAGGTCATGCTTCCCATGTTAGTCAGTTTGGGAAGCAGTTGAGGAGACCCATGTGTTATGTTGTGACCACTCTGACCctcataaattattttattaagaataaaaatttattaTTCTAACAGTCCGGTCTTTTTGATACATGCACTGTTATTGTAATCTTGTTGGTTGTCACAGTTGGAAAAATCACTAGAAACTCTTCATTGTTCTCTAAGTTCCCACAATAGTGACACCGACCCAATGCACACAATGCCTGTGCCTCAAAAGCGAAGCAGCAAAATGGACTTGCCAATTTATTATttacacccatttttttttcctgttgtccCGTCAATTGTCTTCTGTGATAAAGGctcataaatataaaaatatccaCAATTTTacttgtgattttctttttagtagCACTTAAATGTTGATGCATTTTATCTGACCCAAGTCAGTGGCATCGGCAGCATTTCAAAAAACTTAACAAATGTAGTGGAAGGCGTGTATGTACCGCAGCACATTAAAAAGTTGAACGCCATCAGTCCTGCAGAAATTAATAGCAGTTTTATAGAAAATCTTATAACCAAAAATTCTGTCTGTATTTACTATGGCTTTGTTTATTTGATGCAACaatgttttaaacaaaaatctgaCAACTTTAGGCAAAACGTTCTGTTGGACATTCTCCTGTTTAAAGATGCAAAACAGCACACTTTAAATTAGTGGGAAAACAGCTTTACTTAACAAGACACAGAATAAACATGTAAACCTTTAAGTAACTATTAAAAACAAGTTCTTTGTGTATCCTCTTTAATCaaagggataaaaaaaaacaaacagttaaagaaaataaaagtcaaactATGAATTGTAGATTACTTTTTATAGTTTTGACATGGCTGTTGAATATAAGCGATATCTCCTGGAAATATGCAGCTAACCTTTGTAATGTGACACCGCTGCAGAAGCCACAGTTACCATATTTCAGAATCAAAGTTAATCTTCATAATGGATAATCATGGTGACACCAAAACCACTGAAGTTGATTAAGTCAACTAAAGGTAAGATGAACCCATTTATGTGAAAAGATCCTTTGCGCTTCGtaccttttaaatattttgctgtGCAAGGACGCCAACTTAATATGAATAATGGAAACCAGTCGTGCTTTTTTAGTAGATGAAATGTTGTTAAACAGCAGCGCTCTCAGCACCAGGCTGGTCGGGTGGCACCTGGTTTTTTTGACTTGGGTGCAGGTCTGTTGCTGGAGTCAGCGGAGGGGAATGCTGCTCTGGAGCTGACTTGCCTGGGACCTGCTGTGTGGATAACAGAGAGATGCCTTCTGATTACAGGCTTTTCATTAGATTTTAATCAGAaagtaaaacacacattttaaaatgttattacaccactgagaaaaaaaatgacctgttttatTGGAACTtttcatcaaaaacaaacagaaaataggcaagcacacacacaagcacaactGTGTTTTATAACAGGTGGAATCTGCTATTTATATGTTATTCAAATGTTACTTTAAAACTGGGTagcaacaataaaacacaaatattacaaagagagaaaaaaaagggtttatGGATCAGTTACTGATCCATAAATTAATGGGCAAGTCATACCAGTACTaagagctattttttttttttttacagtcttcTCTTTCTGTTAATTAAGTCTCTACAACCATCTGGAGATAAATTTGCAGTACCACACATGCTACTACCTTAATTAAAGCAACACGCACAAATAACAGCAGGCTTCTACGAAATGCCTACACACATTTCTGCTGGTGGTAAGCTGTGCTTGTGGAGGTTTGCATGCTAAagaattatttttcattattattctgTAACCACACTTTAATTGTAGTATATGATAAACTGTAACTGGATGAGGATATAGCACAGACTAGAAAGCATGTGCCTGTTATCTAAACGGCTGTGTTTGGCTGCAAGTCTTCTATAACTAGGTCTTCAATACCCATGTGACCATACGGTCTAAGGTATTTAAAATGAACAAGTGTTTcaaaacagagaaagatgcaagaCACCAACCTGAGGTAGTCCTACTGCTAGATCGATCTTTCTTTGTGGTGGACCTGCAGATGGGATATGAAGAACCTCCCAGGTATCCGGCTTGGCGCTGGTAGTCTGCCAGTTGCTCTGAGCGCCTCAGGCCAGGTGTAGGCTTCACAGACTCCAGTCTCTTCAGGAAAGCctgagagaaacaaaaattCTTGCCTCATAAATACTCAGAACATACTGTAAAAGCAAGCTGTCCTTGCACACCACTTCGGATATTTCAccaaagatatatatatatatataagtcaAACTTACCAGTCAACAAAAGTTAAGTCAAatgattaaaatacacaaagtcTGGTACACAGTAACCCCAACAAAACAGTGTGAGGCAAATCAGTGTAGACAAGTGGCTAAATGTCATGCATTCACTGCCACAGACAGGGTCCTTATGAAGCAAGGCAACAAGAAAAAGCTCAAGCATCATCACCAGACTGTTGTGTTGGAGATCAAAAGTCCTCCGAAGGACATGAAAAGGCACTGCAGGCTCCTAACTGCACTCAGGATTATCACCTACAGTATTTCCAATGTTTGAATTAAAGGAAACCTCTTCAAACCAAATCTACCTGCCGTATTAATTTCATTTCTCTGAAAGAATAGTAAGTATGTAGTGTAATTGACCACTTGAAATACACATAAGTGGTACTACTTGTGCAGGACTTAAGTGTCTCATATGTGTGATGTGGGGGGCGTATACACTGATCACACAGCAGATTCAATTACTAATCTCTAAGAATAGAGAGGGCGAAAAGCACTCCTGACGCAGAGCTGGGCTACGGGGAGCCAACAGCCTGTCCTAATATGACACAAACATACTGTCGGATAGCAGCAACACTAGGGATTACATGAAGATATCATTACTACAGGGAAACATaggtaaagaaagaaaaagtatgCAGGTTTTCACTTAGTAACACAAACACCGTGCTGGCAACCAATGACTAATACAATCTTCATTTCCCTAGCTCATCTTTTTAACCTCTGCTGCATGTAGAGATAAGAGCATGTGTTTTTATCTCTATATGGTCATCGGATCAATGTATGGGATGAGAGACTAAAACTGCAGAGACTGAACTCTGTCATAatgtcagtctgtggcactgctgcTGTCCTCCACCTGCTGCCATCAGTCCAAgtccttctgtgtgtgttttcagaggtGGTGCTCTCAGACTAGTTAAACTCAACCATTCAAAACACATCTTAGACAAATTACACAGGCTAGAgataccaaaaataaataaaatgtattttaaagcatatatatatatatatatatatatatatatatatatatatatatatatatatatatatatatatatatatttatatatatatatttttttttttttttttttccagctccacaaaatgttttctttatgctTCTTTAATAGTTTATTAAAGGCAACTGCAAGAACcttgaaaagaagagaaaaaacaaaacaccagtaTGCAGGCTTTCAAGGATGTTACTGACTTGAGTAACAAAGTCTAGTGGAAAAAGTAACTACTATATCTATAAGCTACATCTATAGGCTagttaaaaatttaaattacagaaagattattattattattattattagagtaAGAACCCAAAAATCTTATTCAGACTTCcactaacaaaaaaataatgtatCTGTAAAACTGAATATTCAGTGAATAGTCATATTCAATTAATTCCACAACTGTAGACATTCAGATttaataagaaagaaaaattacatttataaatGTAAGGAGTCTGAGTTGAAAATAAGTGACTGTCTGAAGATAAAGTTCAGTTTGcaaatgagttttaatttgtatcatttttccttcatcctccattTTTATGCAATTTATCGCTCACAGTAGCACTGCATATGTCTGAATGGCTACATCAGGtttttcagggaaaaaaaaaaatcacactgataATGTGGAGGTCTCAAAAAGTcatgtatcaaatatgatacactgGCATTACAGGATTAATCGTTGAGTGATATTATTAACCTATCCATTCTCTCACAGAGTGACAAACCTGTCCAGAGCAACACTGAGCCTCTCTGGGATGCTCTGTGACAGCCCTCTGCCTTGGCCAGGGCCTGCTGTTGTCTCCTGTTGATCTCTCCGTGTTGTCTTGGAGGCTCCTTGTTGGCAGGGTTAATTAGTGCAACTGGGAGCACCTGGCCAGTCTCCCTGGAGCATTTTAAGAACTGGCTGTTTCAGCTCTTAGCTCTCTATTCATCCagcaccatgttttttttttttggttggttggCTTTAGACTGGTTACTTTAGGTTTTACAATGTACATCAATTGGTGAATCTTGGTTAAAGTGGTGTCTCTGCTATTATTTGTCATGGGCCTCGAGCCAGATTATGACAGCTCTTTTTGATAGCCATTCAAGTTACTAATGACCTTTTATTAGTACTGAGAATTTCTGCCAGGTGTTTATTCTTTTTAGTCTTTGTCCTGAAAACCATATTGATGGGTTTGAAGAAAATTGTTTTCAACGAAGAGACACTTTGAGATACTTGAATATTTGAAAAACAAGCTGAATACTGAAAAAATATCACCTATAATAAAAGAGAAGATActttcttttgaaaaaatagaaaaaaataaaaaacaaaacatgaaaataaaatcagagcaGCTGTAAAGGCTGATATGAATTTATAAAACTATAACAGCTAATGCTGCCATGCATTAGCTGTTATATTAACATTCTaataaaaatgtagttttctgGGTGAAGAGTTGCACAAATCAATGGTGGAACTCTTCTCACGGTGTGAATATATGAGTGtgtatgtaaaataaaatagctgTATGTAACTGAGAAATCATGTGTCTGTACTTCAAAGtgcatctttttctttacaaatgtcTGCAAAGAAAGACTCACAGGTGAAATTAAGCAAATCAAGTATTGAGATTTGACCCAAGAAGGAAAACTTACCAGGTTTTCCCTCTCAATCCGTTGCTGTTCCCGCTGCCTGTTTACTGCACTGTGGGTGAGGCGAATTTGTGGAGAGGCACTCGGCCTGCAGGTTTTCTTCACCGGTACACTTCCCGGTCTGGGCCCTGGAGAGAGGTGAGACAGCTCACGAAGAAGTCGCTGATTCTCTAAATCTATGCGCCGGACCTCCTCATTGGAGAACGAgtagtttttcctgtttctcccTCCAGGATAGTGGAAGACCAGTTTTCTTCCAAGCTGGCTTTCTAAATTGAGAGAGCCTGAATGGAAAAAGGGAGACTTGTATCATAATCTGAGTCTCCAATGACAGTTTGATGCATAGTGATGCAggaaaatgctttattttactGATGCTGGACCTGACCTCAGCCTTTGAGACTATTAACCATCACATTATGTTCGACAGGCTGTGGGACTGGGTGGGTGCATCAGGGTCTGCTTTGGAATGGTTTTCATCATAGCTGTCTGAACATTTCTTTTCTGTGGCTGCTTGTAAGTACAGGTCCTCTTCCAGCTCTCTTGCCTGCAGTCTATTTTTGGGGCCACTACTGCTTCTGTTATATCTGTTCCTTCTTAAATATTCTAACAGGAACCTTGGGGCAACTTTTGACTCAGCCTTCACTCTGGATGCTCACATTAAATCTCTAGTTCTCTCTTGCGTTTATCACTTAAGAAA containing:
- the slc25a4 gene encoding ADP/ATP translocase 1, with product MSDAVVSFMKDFLAGGIAAAISKTAVAPIERVKLLLQVQHASKQITAETQYKGIIDCVVRIPKEQGFISFWRGNLANVIRYFPTQALNFAFKDKYKKIFLGGVDQKKQFWRYFAGNLASGGAAGATSLCFVYPLDFARTRLAADIGKGAAEREFTGLGNCIAKIFKTDGLRGLYLGFNVSVQGIIIYRAAYFGCFDTAKGMLPDPKNTHIIVSWMIAQTVTAAAGLVSYPFDTVRRRMMMQSGRKGADIMYKGTIDCWRKIIKDEGSRAFFKGAWSNVIRGMGGAFVLVLYDEFKKLAY